The following are encoded in a window of Telmatobacter sp. DSM 110680 genomic DNA:
- a CDS encoding MogA/MoaB family molybdenum cofactor biosynthesis protein yields the protein MLFGVLTISDRCSQGLMTDTAGPAVVDLLRQHWPAAQVENALVPDDEEKIVAQLQHWSAQGAALILTAGGTGMSLRDRTPEATLRVLDRLAPGLSEAMRSRGAESNPFSWLSRGVAGMRGSTLIVNLPGSKRGAEESLTSILVLLRHAIEVAGGSQSHP from the coding sequence ATGCTCTTTGGCGTACTCACAATTTCCGACCGCTGCTCGCAGGGCCTGATGACCGATACCGCAGGCCCCGCGGTCGTCGATTTGCTCCGCCAGCACTGGCCTGCAGCCCAGGTTGAAAATGCTCTCGTCCCGGATGACGAAGAAAAGATCGTGGCCCAGCTTCAACATTGGAGCGCACAGGGAGCGGCCCTGATTCTTACCGCAGGCGGAACCGGCATGAGCCTGCGGGATCGCACTCCCGAGGCGACTCTACGCGTTCTCGATCGTCTCGCACCCGGCCTCAGCGAGGCCATGCGCTCGCGCGGCGCCGAAAGCAATCCATTCTCGTGGCTATCCCGCGGAGTTGCCGGAATGCGTGGTTCGACTCTGATCGTCAATTTGCCCGGAAGCAAACGCGGCGCTGAAGAAAGCCTGACGTCGATCCTTGTTCTGCTGCGCCACGCGATTGAAGTAGCAGGTGGAAGTCAGAGTCATCCATAA